The nucleotide sequence GGCAATGATGCCCAATATCGAGCGATTTAAGCTGGTGTCACGGCAACAGGACGATGATCGAGTCTCTCTGATTTGCGAGTGGCAGGGTAGTGGCGAAATTCCAGCGATCGCCCGGATGGTTTTGAGTGAGACCATGCTGCTGTGGACGGAATTCACCACCTGGGATCAGTCGACCTTGACAACGGAGTGGCGGATTCAAACCCATGCCTTTCCAGAAGCCGTTATCTGCTCAGGGATTAATCGGTTCTTAGTTGATAATGGGGGCACCCGGATTGAAAATCGGGGAGAACTCACTATTGATCCCCTGCACCTAAAAGGTATTCCCTCGATCTTCACGGGGATGGTGGCTCGCACCGTGGAAGACCTGCTGGGCAAACGCATTGGTCCCAACCTGCTGCGCATGGCCGAGGGGGTACAGCGCTACTTGGAGCAACACCCTCAAGGCTAAGCCGTGATGTCGGCAGGGGGGATTGGAAGCCCTCGCTATAGTAGGGGAAGAGATCTTACCGCTAGCGTTATGGTTGACTTCCATCTGCAAGCTCCCTTCCAACCCACCGGAGACCAACCCCAAGCGATTCAGAAGTTGGTACAGGGACTCGAAGTGGGCGATCGCCGCTTAACCTTGTGGGGAGCGACGGGGACGGGTAAAACCCACACCATCGGGCGGGTGATTGCAGCCTGCCATCGCCCCACCCTGGTCTTAGCCCACAATAAAACCCTGGCGGCGCAACTTTGTAATGAGTTGCGGGAGTTTTTCCCCGACAACGCCGTTGAATATTTTGTTAGCTATTACGACTACTATCAGCCGGAAGCCTACATCCCGGTATCGGATACCTACATCGAAAAAAGTGCCGCGATCAACGAAGAAATTGATATGCTGCGGCACTCGGCCACGCGATCGCTGTTTGAACGCCGGGATGTGATCGTGGTGGCCTCAATTAGCTGTATCTACGGTCTCGGGATGCCCGCTGAGTATCTCAAAGCCTCAATTCCATTGCGGGTGGGGGAAGAAGTCAATCAGCGGCAAATTCTGCGGGATCTGGTCTCCGTCCAGTACAACCGCAATGACCTGGATTTAGGACGGGGGCGGTTTCGGGTCAAGGGAGATGTCTTAGAAATTGGCCCCGCCTATGAAGATCGGATTGTTCGCGTGGAATTCTTTGGGGATGAGATCGATGCCATTCGTTACATTGATCCCGTTACCGGAGCCACCCTACAAAGTCTGGAGGCAGTGAATATCTATCCAGCCCGCCACTTTGTCACCCCAGAAGATAGGTTAGAGGAAGCCTGTGTAGCCATTGATCAAGAACTGAGTACCCAAGTGACGGCCCTAGAGGCCGAAGGCAAACTCCTGGAAGCCCAACGACTGGCGCAACGGACACGCTACGACCTGGAAATGCTGCGGGAGGTGGGTTACTGCAATGGAGTAGAAAATTACTCGCGTCACTTGGCCGGACGCCAGGCGGGGGATCCACCGGAGTGTTTGATTGACTATTTCCCCAAGGATTGGCTGCTGGTGATTGATGAATCCCATGTCACCGTGCCCCAACTGCGGGGAATGTACAACGGCGATCAAGCACGGAAGAAAGTGCTGATCGATCACGGGTTTCGCTTACCCAGTGCGGCGGATAATCGGCCCCTCAAGGCCGAGGAGTTCTGGGAGAAGGTGAATCAGTGTATCTTTGTTTCCGCCACCCCTGGGATGTGGGAGTTGGAGCAGTCTGGGGGGCAGTTTCAGATCACAACCCAGGAAAAATCAGACGTCAAGGTTTATATTCCCAAAACGGGTGCGGTGGTGGAGCAGGTGATTCGACCGACGGGGGTGGTTGACCCAGAGGTGTTTGTGCGCCCCACCACCGGACAGGTGGATGATCTCCTGGGGGAGATTCAACAGCGGGTGGATCGCCAAGAGCGGGTACTCGTTACCACCCTGACTAAACGCATGGCCGAAGACTTAACCGCATACTTTCAAGAACGGGGAATTCGCGTCCGTTACCTCCACTCCGAAATTAACTCCATTGAGCGGATTGAAATTCTCCAAGATCTGCGAGAAGGAGAGTTTGATGTCCTGATTGGGGTGAATCTGCTACGGGAGGGCTTAGACTTACCAGAAGTTTCCCTGGTCGCCATTCTCGATGCTGATAAGGAAGGGTTTTTACGGGCGGAGCGATCGCTGATTCAAACCATTGGCCGCGCCGCTCGCCATGTAAGGGGACAGGCGATTCTCTATGCCGATAACTTCACCGACAGCATGGCCAAAGCCATTGATGCAACGGTACGGCGGCGTGAAATTCAACTAGCCTATAACGCCGAACATGGGATTACGCCCCAACCGATCATCAAAAAATCACAGAACGCCATCCTCTCATTTTTAGCAGTCTCCCGACGCCTCAATGCCCAGGAACTTGAAATTGCCTACGATCAAGCCGATGACTTGCCCCTCGACAATATTCCCAATTTGATCACCCAACTAGAAGCACAGATGCAGGAAGCGTCCAAGAACCTAGCCTTTGAAGAGGCTGCCAAGTACCGCGATCGCATTAAACACCTGCGGGATAAACTGATTGGCCGTTCGTCCCAGTGAGGGGAAAGGGAATGGCAGTACAAGCATGGAACGGAGTGTCATCCTGGCTTTTTTATGCCCCAACACCATTTGCTAAGGTGAATTTGAGATACTGGGAAAGGAGTCGTAGGCACCCTGCATAAATGTTCATCATTGATCTAACGTTGAAAAATAATCCCCTGGCATTGTCCGTTCAGCGCAAAACCGCCGAGGATGCTGAGACCATCTATCAGGAAATTCTCACCGCCATGGAGTCTGGGACACCTACCCTGCTGGCGCTGACCTGTGAGTTCCAAACCGGGAAGCGCTTGAGCGTCCGTAGCAGCGAGATTGCAGCGGTACAAGTTTCGGAAAAATCCAGTACTGCCGCCGCTTCCGGTAGACCTCCTGGCTTCTTTGCGATCGCCCAATGAATGAAACGGCCTCTGAGCAGTTGGCGATCGTGGTTCGTAACCTATGTTTTCGGTGGCCCCAGGGGGAACCCGTTTTACAGTCCTGCTCTCTAGAGGTTCCCAAAGGAGCGTTCTGGATGTTATTGGGCACCAACGGTAGCGGTAAATCAACCCTGTTACGAATCTTGGCAGGCTTACACCCACCCCAGTCAGGAACGATTCAAACCAGCCAGCCCCTGGGGTTTGTCTTTCAAAACCCCGATCATCAATTGGTGATGCCCACGGTGGGTGCCGATGTTGCCTTTGGGCTGGTGGCCGAAAACCTGACGCCTAAACAGACTCACCATCGGGTTGAGGAAGCCTTATCAGCCGTGAATTTGTTGGCATTGCAACGCCGCCCTATCTATGCCTTGAGTGGCGGACAGAAGCAGCGAGTTGCCATTGCTGGGGCGATCGCCCGTCACTGTGAGGTTCTACTCCTCGATGAACCCACCGCTCTTCTGGACCCAGATAGTCAATTGGATCTGGTCAGACAGGTACAAGGTCTGGTGAAAAGTCGGGGGTTAACGGCACTGTGGGTAACTCACCGATTGGAAGAATTGGATTACTGTGATGGCGCGTTTCTGCTGCAACAGGGTCGCGTCATAGCCCAGGGGCATCCCGCTGCCATTCAGCAACGCCTATGCCAGGAGGTTGAGCAGGAGTCGCTTTAACCGCCCCCCCAGCGATCGCGATCGTACACACTCCCCCCTAAGAAGTAATGGCTGCACCGGATACTTAACAAAGAGCAATAAAAAACTGCCATGATGGGAGCGATTGAGGATCGCACGGATCAACGATTCTCAGTTCAATTTTTCTATGGTATCTCGCAGCCTAACCCAAGCCACCCTACTCGTTGATGGTTACAACATCGTTGGAGCCTGGTCAAGCCTGATCAAGCTGCGCGATCTTCAGGGGTTATCAGAAGCACGGCGGGTTTTAACGGAAGATTTAATTAATTACAGTGCCGCTCGGGGTTACGAGACCCAGCTGGTCTTTGATGCCCACTATCAAGCCGGTGGTGGCAGCCGGGAAGTTTGGACTCCCAATCTATCGGTCTACTATACAGATTTTGGACAATCCGCAGACACCTACATTGAGAAAGCCTGTGCCCTCTTTCGCCACAATATTCAAAAGTTTCAGCGGCGATTAATTGTGGCCACCTCTGACCGAGCCCAGCAACTCACCGTTGTTGGCTATGGTGCTGAGTGGATGTCTGCCCAGCAGTTGCAGCAGGATCTAGATGCTGCCACCCAACGAGTTCGACAACAGCAGCGATCAAGTCAGCGTTCCTCCCAACGGTTTTTAGCCAGTTCTCTTGACCCCATTGCCCAAGAACGACTCGCCCGTCTACGGTTGGGACTCCGTCCCGATTAACGTTTTGGGTGAACAGTTGGCAGAAAGTTATCTCAAGGCTCTTGCCAAATCCTATCGCTACTCGTTACGATTAGATCCGGGCTCATTCCTCAGTAGCTCAGTGGTAGAGCGATCGACTGTTAATCGATTGGTCGCAGGTTCGAATCCTGCCTGGGGAGTTCTTTAGTGCATTCAAGAAGTAGCTTATTGCCCCTACCCCTATTGAGGGGACAGAGGAGCCTCGGCTTTACCCCGGACAATGCTGGCCTGAATCCGGGGCACAGCTAGAAATAGCTTGGCATCTCGAAGCAAACGCTCTCCCCAGAGATTATCTTTGAGGAATTTTAAGTCTCCATAACGGCTGTCGAGCTTCAAGGCTGCTTCCCCAATTTTCAACCCCTGTTCGCGGTCGCCCTTAGAATACAACGCAATGGCTAGGGCGAGCTGTGGTTCTGTGGCCTTGTTGTCAATGGTAATCGCGGTTCGCCAAGAACGAATGGCTGTTTCCACTTCACCCTGTTCATAGCGAATTAACCCAATATTGTTAACAGCGGGCCAGAAATTGGCCTCCAATGCCACTGCTTTCTCATACTGGGCGATCGCCTGGGGAAACTGCTTGAGCACGTAGTACGTATTGCCCAAATCAAATAAAGCTCCAGGAGCATCGGGCTTTAACCTTAGACCAGACTGGAGGGCTTCCAGGGCTGCTGCGTATTTCCCCTGTTGAAAGTAGGCAGATCCCAAGGTAAATAGAATTCCAGGATTCTCGAGATCTAAGGATCTCGCCTGCTGTAACGCAGCAATTCCCTGATCAAATTTCTCCCCTTGCAGGTACAAGCGGCCTAGCAGTAACCAAACCTGTGGGTTTTTGGGAGCCAGTTGGGTTGCCAGTTCCGCCCTTGGCAAGGCTAATTGAAATTGCTGAAATTGGGCTAGTTGAATCGCCTCTTGGGCTAGGGTCACCCCCTGTTTCTCTAATGTCTCCACATCCAGTTGCGGCACGTAGGGGAGCAATGCTTGAGCTTGGACAGTTTGGGGAGCCGCAATTCCCCCCAACCACAGACCGAAACTAGCCAATAAGGGGAGTGAAATACGACGAATAAGCACAGCAATCCAGTAAGAATCAGGTCAAAGGGTTGTCAACTAGCTTAAGCCATCTCCCAGGGAAACGGCGATAAATTGTCGGAGCTTCCAGGGGGGGGTCCCAGTTAGCATTTTTAGCTCAGCCTGCGGCCAAGGGGAAGGAGAGAGTGACGGTATAGTATCCCGAAACATCAGGTCGGCAGACAATGCTGACATTCTGAATCTGAATCCGTTTACGACACAAGGCAATTTCAGGGGCAAAATCCTGACCTTCGCAGGGTGCAAAGCGATGGGAGGTGATGTGGAGATTCAGGTGGGTGTCGGTAATGGCGGCTTCTAGACGCACCGTTGCCTGGGCATCAGAATAACGGAGGGCACGACTGAGAAGATCTACGATGACAGCCTCTGTTAACTCCTGATCCGCCAAGACGGGTAGCAGGGGTGCCTGAAGATCGCAGATGAACTGGCAGCCACCTGGACGAGGTTGGAGCAAGTGACGGCTGGCAGCAACTAAGAGGGGTTGTAGATCTAGCACCTCTAAGCTGACCTTGACTTTACCCGCTTCTAACTTTTGCAGCAGGATGGCATCAGAGAGCAGATCACACAGTCCGTCCACTTCTGCCTGCAACTGATCTAGCGGTGCATGCCAACCACACTCCCCCTGGGCATCTTGGAAATGAATAAGATGGGTTTCCAGTTCATGGAGCGATCGCGCCACTCGTTGCTCGAGAGCAGTGAGAATCTTGGCATGGGTCTCTAATTCTCGTTGCAAACTGTTACACTCAAGGCGCAGCAACAGTGAATCTGCATCCGCTGATGGCGCGACAGACAACGTAGAGGATGATGCGATCACTTGCGGAGGCCCTCGTCACATTCAGAGAATTTAAGTCGTAGCTTTATAGTTATCTAGCAACTATGGCGGACTGATGGAGGGAGCAGCACCCACTGCCTAGATACTTATATGAGTAAAAGTAACAAATATTTATCTCGACCAGAATTTTCTTTATAAATGCTTAAGGATCTGCCAAGGAGTTGGGTGTTAGGTTGGCACGGGCATTGCGGCGCATCATCTCGGGCTTGATGCGCCGCAATGCTGAGGCTGGAAAGCGTTGCTGGTATTCCTGATCAGAGAGGGTGGCCAATTCAGTCAGGGGGGGTGCAACATTCTGGGGATAGGGCTGGAAGTCAGGAATGTCGGTTTCGCTGGCAAACCGCTGATTCCAGGGACAGACATCCTGGCAAATATCACAACCCGCAACCCAGCCCTGGAGATGGGGGGCGATCGCCCCTGGTAGGGTAGCGGCGCGATTCTCGATGGTGTGGTAGGCAATGCAACGATTGGCATCCACCACAAAGGGTTGGACTATGGCCGCTGTCGGGCAGGCATCGATACACCGACGGCAGGTGCCACAGTGGGCGGTATGAGGTGGGTCAGGCTGCAGAGTCAGATTGGTGAGAATTTCACCCAAGAAGACCCAGGAGCCATATTCCCGCGTAATCAAGTTGCTATTTTTGGCAATCCAACCCAGTCCCGCTCGCTGCGCCCAAACCTTATCCTGAATTGGCCCCGTATCCGCGTAGTAGCGGGTCTGAACACCCGGATCGAGACCCTCTAGCCAGGTGGAAAACGCCTTGAGCTTGCGCTGTAGCACCCGATGATAGTCCCGACCCCAGCCATAGCGTGAAATTTTGCCATACTGACGGCCCTCAGGACGTACCAGGGGAGTGTAGTAGTTAAGAGCCACACAGATCAGCGATCGCACCGTGGGCATGACCTGTTGGATATCTTGACGCTTGGGGGTTGCCATCCACTGCATCTGTGCCTGGTAGCCCTGGGTCAGCCAAGCTTGCAGCCCGGTACGATTCGGATCAGAAACTGTAGTTGGGGCAGCCGCAGAATCGACGGCTGCAATTCCAACTTTGTGGAATCCCAGAGTTAAAGCCTGGGCTTTAATTTGTTCCGTCGCATCGGTGGAGTCAGGGAGCAACAAAAGTGGAATTTTCAGGTATGGTGTTGGCAAGCATATCTTTAAAGATAAAGCGATCGCTAAGACTTTACCCATTGATTTCTCCGGGCATGTCTGCACGTAGCCATGGGGGAGACACGAACCGGAAAACCTTGAATTGAAGTTGGGCACAAAACAGTCATGATGCAAGAAACCACTGAACCAGCGATCGCCCCTGTTCCTCCAGAACCCGTTCGGCTTAGCAAAGCCAGAAAGCTGCTGATGGAGCTAACCCAAAAGCTACAGCAGTCCAAGGACAAAAAGTTTGTGCTGATGCTGGTGGGTAGGACAGGGGTTGGTAAATCCAGCACCATTAACTCATTGTTGGGACAGGAGGTTGCTACCGTTGGTGATTTTGAGCCCTCCACCATGCGTGTTTCCTATTATGAATGTGAACTCCACGGCATTAAGTTTGACCTGGTAGACACCCCCGGACTCTGTGATGATTTGGAGGAAGTGGGTAACGATCAGGAATACCTGGCGATGATCAAGAATCGCGTTTCCCATATTGATTCCATGCTGTTTGTCAGCCGCCTGGATGAAACCAGAGTCACAGGGGATGAAAAGCGGGGTATTCAACTGATTTCTTTGGCATTTACCCCCAAAGTTTGGGAACATGCCGTGATTGTATTCACCCATTCCAATGCCATCCCCGCCGATCGCTTTTTAGAGGTTGTGGAAAAACGAACTGACCTTGTGGAACGGGAAATCGCTCACTACGCAGGGATGAGTATTGCTGGAACCATTCCTTCAGTTGCGATTGACAATCTCAGCAAAACCACTCCCAACGGAGAAGAGTGGCTAGGGGAACTCTATACCAAGGTGTTTGTCAGGATTTCCCAAGGTGGTACCCTTCCCTTCCTCCTAGCCACCGCTCAGGATTTAGTTCCCCCCCAAGCTTACCCCCCCGGTATAGAACACACCCAGGCTGGACAGCCCATCCCCATGGGTTCTCCCCTATCTCCTCCATTTATTCTGGGTCAAACAGGAGGAACCCTCCCAACGCCCATCGACAGTTCGGCTCCCCAAGAACCCCGGATTAAGCTCAATCAAGAACAAAAACAGGAAATCAAGAAAAAAATTGACTCCTATATCATCTCCGGATTGTCTACGGTCGGTGTTGGCATCGGAGCCTCCTTTTATGGGCCATTGGGAGCATCGATTGGTGGTGCGATCGGGGCTGTGATCGGTCTGATTCTCTGGCTTTGGAGTTGAACGACACGGTGATAGAACCTTGGGATCTCCCTGGGTTGGCGATCGCCCCTTCACTGAAGTTCCGTCTCCAGCGGTAACCAACTATTTAGACTTTTGGCTTATTAGACAGATTTTCTCATCTGAAACTCATTTTCAGGCGATTTAACCTGGTTAGAGTTATGCAAATCCTTTTCCATCCAGCTCTCTTAATGGAGAAGGTCAGAAATCTTTCAAGCTATGTTTTCAAACAATATGAACAGCAGATATTCGTTTATTGGTGGCAAAAAAGGCCCATGGCAAGTGATAGAGGTGCGGGGTATTGTTGGGCATAGCTTAGAGCCTGTTGAAAGAGTCAATGTGGTAAATGATGTTATCAAGGAGCTGCCCTTGAATAGCTCGTGGGTTCTACAAAGTTTTACCAGTAATATTCGCTATTCTATGCGGGATGAAGTCAATATTCTTCGGGCAGTGCAGCCTTTGTTAAATCGTTCGGAAGCCGTTTCGGCGGTGCTAATTCCAATTAAAAAAACTCTCCAGTGGTGGGAAATGGCACAGGATGAGAGGCGAGCAATTTTTGAGGAAGAGTCGCATCATACAACGGTTGGCTTGGAGTATCTTCCAGGGGTTGCGCGGCGGCTGCTGCACTGTCGTGATCTTGGAGAACCATTTGATTTCCTTACATGGTTTGAATTCGCGCCGGAGTACACCAGGGCTTTTGATGAATTACTGTTGCGGATGCGTGCAAGCAAAGAATGGGAGTATGTGGAGCGTGAGGTTGAAGTTCGCCTAGAGCGAGATGATGGATTCTAGGGAAATTGCTCTATACCACTCAATGCTCAAAAGAGGGTGATTGCTTACAGAAAAATGCTTTCTGGGCGATCGCGGGATCAGGGTAAACATCGGTATTTCCTCCAACCGCATAGCGATAAGCTGCCAGCCCATAAATTGCGTCCAGAGTGGCTCCTAACTGGGTCGCTGTCACAATCATCAGCAGTAACACCCGCCCTCCCCAGATTGTCGCATCCATGTCGTTCTCTGCCACTCCCTTGGCAAAGGCCGGAAAGATCACCAAAAACAATAACGGCAAAACCACTAGCATAAATGCCAACCCGTGCCAGCGACTGGGGGTTGCTTGCTTGCCCCAAGTCTGAGCCACCCTTTGACTGCTATGTTGCAATGCCTTCCGGAAACCTCCTTCCTCCAGGGTGATCGTCGGTAATAGCATGATCAGGATCACATTCAAGGACTGTTGATAGGGACGGCCTAGCAGCCGAGTACCCAGTAAGGGGGCAATAAAAAACGCCAAAGAAAAAACCCAATCGTATTCCGCAGCAAAAAGTAGATTAAATTCAACAGTGTGGTGAGGATCGCATAACGGCAGATCGGCAGAACTTTTTGGGCTACCCGCACCAAGCCACTGATCAGGGAAGGGCGATCGCCCTCTAATCGAGCACTAATGGTGGTAATCAACGCCACATTACTGACGGTAATGATCAGACTGATCAGCAGGTAGAGTATACAAAATAGCCCAAACAACTGAGGTTTTTTGCTGATTGCTACCTCTGAGGCCAGCACCTGTTTAAACAAAGGGGACAGTACCGTAAAGGTAATCAGGATGGTTAAAGCCAGAGACACCAACGGGTAGAGGATCAATTTCCCCTGACTAAGCAGCACTCCCAGAGTAACGGTTAGAATTTGCCCGCTATTGGCGATCGCCTTCGACAGTTTATAGATCATTTCCGGGATACTCCTATCCGTTGGGCTTGCAGGTCAAGGGGTGTTGTCACTCCAGAGTCATCAAATCTTCCCAACAAAGACATCGGCATTGTCTAAGATGATTGAGGTAAATTACCCATCACAGAATTTTCAAGCCCCCACCCTTATGGAACTCAACTCCCAGATGCACATGGATATGATGAAGGCTGCCACTGGGGTCTTCAATTTGGTACAGGATGCAACGAGCTTAAAGTCAGTCTTTGATATCAACGATGGGCTTCGTAACTCAGAAGCTATGCAATCTGCCACAACCTATCTCAAATCTATACCAGAGATGGCGGCACTGATCTCAGAGCGTTATGTGACACCCATTCCTGACCTCAAGGCTCTACTGGCGCTACCGAAGGATACCCTGGGCTATGTCTACGCTGCCAAAATGACAGCAGAGAACTTTGACCCTAATTTTTACCGCCCAGTGCCCATTGCGGAAGATCTTGACTATATTCGCCTGCGCACCCGCCATACCCACGATATTTGGCATGCCGTTACCGGGTTTGATACGGATTCCCTGGGAGAGGTGGGTCTGCAAGCCTTTGGTTTTTCCCAGATGCACTATCCCAGCGCTGTGCTGATTATGACCGCTGGATTAATCAGCAGCGTTATTCGTTCGACTCAGGACTCTCACGAGATAGATGCATACTTTGAGACCATTTATCAAGGCTATCAGATGGGTCGCCAAGCCAAGCTGTTTTTAGCTCAAAAATGGGAGGAAGGTTGGGATAAACCCTTGGCTCAATGGCGGGAAGAGCTAAATGTCAAACCAGCTTCATAGCTTCATCTTCCAGCACCATAAGCTGTTACGCATCCAAATCGCATTATATCAAGGTTATCACCTTGGAAAAATGAATGCTGATTAGCTTATTAAACCAGGCTAATTCGCCACTCAAAGATGTTATGGTGGTTCTCGCTGGCGTGAGGTACGTTGAAATGTCTGTGACGCTTATCCAGCAAGGCTTTTGCCGTACTGCATTCGATCGGGAATCGCTATAATAACATCCTAGTCTCAGTCATCTCGCTGAATGCTGCTAACTAATGGTGTACCGCAGCCATTTTTAATGACAGACTAGTCAGTTTTTTTGACTTCATCTTTAACGTCTTCGAAAGTGTGGCAAACTTTTGCCTGTGCCTGTTTCGATTTGCCCTCTGCCTGACATTTAGGATTGACAGTCAGGTCTCATACTGCTTCTTGAACATTACCTTCGATATTTTTGGCAGTTGCCTTGGCTCTATCTTCTAAACTCATTAATATGCTCCTTAGTAAAATTTTGAAGTAATTTAGAAATAGCGATTTTTACGCATTTCTACGAGACAGAAAGCCATAGATAAATATCGCAATGATTGCACCCAGAACCGCAATAAACACTCCAGGAATGTTCAAATCAGGTGCTGATAATTGCAGGGTTCCAGTTTGGATAAAAGTGTGCAAAGTACCGCCAATGAAGGCACCTACGACACCTAAGAACATCGTTGAAAGCCAGCCACCCCCTTGATTACCTGGGACGATGGCTTTTGCGATCGCACCTGCTAGTAAACCTAAAACGATCCAAGCAATAATGTTCATGCCTAATTCCTCGCAATTTAATGACTTTAGTAACTTACCAAGCGGGTCAGGGTTATTTTAGTTTTTTAAATCCCTACCATCTTTTTCTCAAGCTCCGGCTTTAAGCCATCTGCTTCAACTGCTTCTCCCTCAATGAAAGAACGCAGCATCCAAGCCGTCTGTTCATGCTGCTCCATCAAACCGGTGAGAAAGTCAGCGGTGCCGCAATCTTCAAACTCGTTGCTACATTGCTCAACATGTTCACGCAAATTTCGCACGACCTG is from Neosynechococcus sphagnicola sy1 and encodes:
- a CDS encoding GlsB/YeaQ/YmgE family stress response membrane protein — its product is MNIIAWIVLGLLAGAIAKAIVPGNQGGGWLSTMFLGVVGAFIGGTLHTFIQTGTLQLSAPDLNIPGVFIAVLGAIIAIFIYGFLSRRNA
- the uvrB gene encoding excinuclease ABC subunit UvrB, translating into MVDFHLQAPFQPTGDQPQAIQKLVQGLEVGDRRLTLWGATGTGKTHTIGRVIAACHRPTLVLAHNKTLAAQLCNELREFFPDNAVEYFVSYYDYYQPEAYIPVSDTYIEKSAAINEEIDMLRHSATRSLFERRDVIVVASISCIYGLGMPAEYLKASIPLRVGEEVNQRQILRDLVSVQYNRNDLDLGRGRFRVKGDVLEIGPAYEDRIVRVEFFGDEIDAIRYIDPVTGATLQSLEAVNIYPARHFVTPEDRLEEACVAIDQELSTQVTALEAEGKLLEAQRLAQRTRYDLEMLREVGYCNGVENYSRHLAGRQAGDPPECLIDYFPKDWLLVIDESHVTVPQLRGMYNGDQARKKVLIDHGFRLPSAADNRPLKAEEFWEKVNQCIFVSATPGMWELEQSGGQFQITTQEKSDVKVYIPKTGAVVEQVIRPTGVVDPEVFVRPTTGQVDDLLGEIQQRVDRQERVLVTTLTKRMAEDLTAYFQERGIRVRYLHSEINSIERIEILQDLREGEFDVLIGVNLLREGLDLPEVSLVAILDADKEGFLRAERSLIQTIGRAARHVRGQAILYADNFTDSMAKAIDATVRRREIQLAYNAEHGITPQPIIKKSQNAILSFLAVSRRLNAQELEIAYDQADDLPLDNIPNLITQLEAQMQEASKNLAFEEAAKYRDRIKHLRDKLIGRSSQ
- a CDS encoding DUF6159 family protein, with amino-acid sequence MAFFIAPLLGTRLLGRPYQQSLNVILIMLLPTITLEEGGFRKALQHSSQRVAQTWGKQATPSRWHGLAFMLVVLPLLFLVIFPAFAKGVAENDMDATIWGGRVLLLMIVTATQLGATLDAIYGLAAYRYAVGGNTDVYPDPAIAQKAFFCKQSPSFEH
- a CDS encoding HAMP domain-containing histidine kinase — its product is MSVAPSADADSLLLRLECNSLQRELETHAKILTALEQRVARSLHELETHLIHFQDAQGECGWHAPLDQLQAEVDGLCDLLSDAILLQKLEAGKVKVSLEVLDLQPLLVAASRHLLQPRPGGCQFICDLQAPLLPVLADQELTEAVIVDLLSRALRYSDAQATVRLEAAITDTHLNLHITSHRFAPCEGQDFAPEIALCRKRIQIQNVSIVCRPDVSGYYTVTLSFPLAAG
- a CDS encoding tetratricopeptide repeat protein, with translation MASFGLWLGGIAAPQTVQAQALLPYVPQLDVETLEKQGVTLAQEAIQLAQFQQFQLALPRAELATQLAPKNPQVWLLLGRLYLQGEKFDQGIAALQQARSLDLENPGILFTLGSAYFQQGKYAAALEALQSGLRLKPDAPGALFDLGNTYYVLKQFPQAIAQYEKAVALEANFWPAVNNIGLIRYEQGEVETAIRSWRTAITIDNKATEPQLALAIALYSKGDREQGLKIGEAALKLDSRYGDLKFLKDNLWGERLLRDAKLFLAVPRIQASIVRGKAEAPLSPQ
- a CDS encoding chlorite dismutase family protein yields the protein MFSNNMNSRYSFIGGKKGPWQVIEVRGIVGHSLEPVERVNVVNDVIKELPLNSSWVLQSFTSNIRYSMRDEVNILRAVQPLLNRSEAVSAVLIPIKKTLQWWEMAQDERRAIFEEESHHTTVGLEYLPGVARRLLHCRDLGEPFDFLTWFEFAPEYTRAFDELLLRMRASKEWEYVEREVEVRLERDDGF
- a CDS encoding NYN domain-containing protein yields the protein MVSRSLTQATLLVDGYNIVGAWSSLIKLRDLQGLSEARRVLTEDLINYSAARGYETQLVFDAHYQAGGGSREVWTPNLSVYYTDFGQSADTYIEKACALFRHNIQKFQRRLIVATSDRAQQLTVVGYGAEWMSAQQLQQDLDAATQRVRQQQRSSQRSSQRFLASSLDPIAQERLARLRLGLRPD
- the queG gene encoding tRNA epoxyqueuosine(34) reductase QueG; the protein is MGKVLAIALSLKICLPTPYLKIPLLLLPDSTDATEQIKAQALTLGFHKVGIAAVDSAAAPTTVSDPNRTGLQAWLTQGYQAQMQWMATPKRQDIQQVMPTVRSLICVALNYYTPLVRPEGRQYGKISRYGWGRDYHRVLQRKLKAFSTWLEGLDPGVQTRYYADTGPIQDKVWAQRAGLGWIAKNSNLITREYGSWVFLGEILTNLTLQPDPPHTAHCGTCRRCIDACPTAAIVQPFVVDANRCIAYHTIENRAATLPGAIAPHLQGWVAGCDICQDVCPWNQRFASETDIPDFQPYPQNVAPPLTELATLSDQEYQQRFPASALRRIKPEMMRRNARANLTPNSLADP
- a CDS encoding GTPase, producing the protein MMQETTEPAIAPVPPEPVRLSKARKLLMELTQKLQQSKDKKFVLMLVGRTGVGKSSTINSLLGQEVATVGDFEPSTMRVSYYECELHGIKFDLVDTPGLCDDLEEVGNDQEYLAMIKNRVSHIDSMLFVSRLDETRVTGDEKRGIQLISLAFTPKVWEHAVIVFTHSNAIPADRFLEVVEKRTDLVEREIAHYAGMSIAGTIPSVAIDNLSKTTPNGEEWLGELYTKVFVRISQGGTLPFLLATAQDLVPPQAYPPGIEHTQAGQPIPMGSPLSPPFILGQTGGTLPTPIDSSAPQEPRIKLNQEQKQEIKKKIDSYIISGLSTVGVGIGASFYGPLGASIGGAIGAVIGLILWLWS
- a CDS encoding energy-coupling factor ABC transporter ATP-binding protein, coding for MNETASEQLAIVVRNLCFRWPQGEPVLQSCSLEVPKGAFWMLLGTNGSGKSTLLRILAGLHPPQSGTIQTSQPLGFVFQNPDHQLVMPTVGADVAFGLVAENLTPKQTHHRVEEALSAVNLLALQRRPIYALSGGQKQRVAIAGAIARHCEVLLLDEPTALLDPDSQLDLVRQVQGLVKSRGLTALWVTHRLEELDYCDGAFLLQQGRVIAQGHPAAIQQRLCQEVEQESL
- a CDS encoding Coq4 family protein, producing MELNSQMHMDMMKAATGVFNLVQDATSLKSVFDINDGLRNSEAMQSATTYLKSIPEMAALISERYVTPIPDLKALLALPKDTLGYVYAAKMTAENFDPNFYRPVPIAEDLDYIRLRTRHTHDIWHAVTGFDTDSLGEVGLQAFGFSQMHYPSAVLIMTAGLISSVIRSTQDSHEIDAYFETIYQGYQMGRQAKLFLAQKWEEGWDKPLAQWREELNVKPAS